A genomic window from Chitinophaga pollutisoli includes:
- the gyrB gene encoding DNA topoisomerase (ATP-hydrolyzing) subunit B, with product MSEELVQAPPANNNYGADNIQVLEGLEAVRKRPAMYIGDIGTKGLHHLVYEVVDNSIDEALAGYCKNIEVTICEDNSIRVKDDGRGIPTGMHQKEKRSALEVVMTVLHAGGKFDKNTYKVSGGLHGVGVSCVNALSDPLHVTVHREGKIFEQEYRMGHPQYSVREIGESDITGTIVHFKPDGTIFNDTVYNRETLAGRLRELAFLNRRIRITLNDEREKDENGNIFSETFYSEGGIVEFVQLIDKNGRRNPLLPDPIYIETHDANANVAVEVAMVYNDSFNEHIFSYVNNINTIEGGTHVAGFRRAITRVFKSYGDKNKLFEKSKVEVTGDDFREGLSCIVSVKVPEPQFEGQTKTKLGNSDVMGIVDSAVANVLDAYLEEHPKEAKQIINKVVLAAQAREAARKARQMVQRKSVMTGSGLPGKLADCSDNDPKKCELFLVEGDSAGGTAKQGRNRNFQAILPLRGKILNVEKALEHKIYENEEIKNIFTALGVTIGTPEDDKALNLSKLRYHKLIIMTDADVDGSHIATLILTFVFRYMREMVEQGYVYLAQPPLYLVKKGKEFQYAWNDEQRKAAVTRLAGGGKEDSVTIQRYKGLGEMNAEQLWDTTMDPDVRTLKQVSIDNMFEADRVFTMLMGDEVPPRREFIESHAKYARIDA from the coding sequence ATGAGTGAAGAATTAGTGCAAGCACCCCCTGCTAACAACAACTATGGGGCCGATAACATTCAGGTACTGGAAGGGCTCGAAGCGGTTCGCAAACGCCCGGCCATGTATATCGGGGATATCGGGACCAAAGGCCTTCACCACCTGGTGTATGAAGTGGTGGATAACTCCATCGACGAGGCCCTGGCAGGATATTGCAAGAACATTGAAGTAACCATCTGTGAAGACAACTCCATCCGCGTGAAGGACGACGGCCGTGGCATCCCCACGGGCATGCACCAGAAAGAGAAGCGCTCCGCCCTCGAAGTGGTGATGACCGTACTGCACGCCGGCGGTAAATTCGATAAAAACACCTATAAAGTGTCCGGCGGTTTGCATGGGGTGGGCGTTTCCTGCGTGAACGCGCTCAGCGATCCCCTGCACGTTACGGTACACCGCGAAGGCAAGATCTTCGAACAGGAATACAGAATGGGGCATCCCCAGTATTCCGTGCGCGAGATCGGCGAAAGCGACATCACCGGCACTATCGTTCACTTCAAACCGGACGGCACCATCTTCAACGATACGGTATATAACCGCGAAACCCTCGCAGGCCGCCTCCGCGAGCTCGCCTTCCTCAACCGCCGCATCCGCATCACGCTGAACGACGAGCGCGAGAAAGACGAAAACGGCAATATCTTCAGCGAAACCTTCTACAGCGAAGGTGGTATCGTGGAATTCGTGCAGCTGATCGACAAGAACGGCCGCCGCAATCCGCTGCTCCCCGATCCGATCTACATCGAAACGCATGATGCCAACGCCAATGTGGCCGTGGAAGTGGCGATGGTGTATAACGATTCTTTCAACGAGCACATCTTCTCCTACGTTAATAATATCAATACCATTGAAGGCGGTACGCACGTAGCCGGCTTCCGCAGGGCTATCACCCGCGTGTTCAAGTCGTATGGCGACAAGAACAAGCTGTTTGAAAAGTCGAAAGTGGAAGTAACGGGCGACGACTTCCGGGAGGGCCTTTCCTGCATCGTGAGCGTGAAAGTTCCCGAGCCGCAGTTCGAAGGCCAGACCAAAACCAAGCTCGGCAACTCCGACGTGATGGGTATCGTGGACAGCGCCGTAGCCAACGTGCTCGACGCTTACCTCGAAGAACATCCCAAGGAAGCCAAGCAGATCATCAATAAAGTGGTATTGGCCGCGCAGGCCCGCGAGGCTGCCCGCAAGGCCCGCCAGATGGTACAGCGCAAGAGCGTGATGACCGGCAGCGGACTCCCCGGCAAACTGGCCGACTGCTCCGACAACGATCCCAAGAAATGCGAGCTCTTCCTCGTCGAAGGTGACTCGGCAGGTGGTACGGCCAAACAGGGCCGTAACCGGAACTTCCAGGCCATCCTGCCGCTGCGTGGTAAAATCCTCAACGTGGAAAAAGCCCTCGAGCATAAAATCTACGAGAACGAAGAGATCAAAAATATCTTTACCGCCCTCGGCGTTACCATCGGTACCCCCGAAGACGATAAAGCCCTCAATCTCAGCAAGCTCCGTTACCACAAGCTGATCATCATGACGGATGCGGACGTGGACGGCAGCCACATCGCCACGCTCATCCTCACCTTCGTTTTCCGCTACATGCGCGAAATGGTGGAGCAAGGTTACGTATATCTCGCCCAGCCCCCGCTGTACCTCGTGAAAAAAGGCAAGGAATTCCAATATGCCTGGAACGACGAACAGCGCAAGGCAGCCGTTACACGGCTGGCAGGCGGCGGGAAGGAAGACAGCGTAACCATCCAGCGGTATAAAGGTCTCGGTGAGATGA